CGGGCTTCACCGCGATGCCTTCGGGCGTGAGCTTGGCCGCCGTTTCGGACGCGGCAGATGCGGCCGGGGCAGCGGCGGCGTTATAGGAAATCGAAGAGAAGTCGGGCTTCATAGGACGGGATGTTCAGAACGGTCGAGAACGTCATGCTGAGCGCAGCCGAAGCATCTCGCTTGCAGTAGTAATTCAACGATATTAATTAGTTGCACAGTAGAGATGCTTCGGCTGCGCTCAGCATGACGTTCTGGTGTTACCAGTTGATAGTTAGCGGCCCTGCAAACGCGCCAGCACTTCCTCGGTGGTGTAGCCCTGCACCTTCATTTCCTTGAAGCCGAACACGCGCACGGCCTCGTGCAAGGTGGCCAGGTCGGAGCTGAGCAGGGCGGGCGGAATGAAGTGCTGCTTCTCGGTCGGAATCTGGTAGATGAAGCGGGCAAATTTCTGGAACTGCTCCGGCGTGGCGTACATCAGCGTGGCCTCCTCGGGCGACGAATACAGCACCGAAAGCGTGCCGGGCGGGTGCGAGGCCGCAATTTCGGGCCGCTCGTGGGGCTGCAGCATGTTCACGAACTGCTCCAGGATAATCTGGTTGGTGTTGGTGCCCAGCAGCACCACGGCGGCGCGCTTGCTTTTTTTCTCGCGGCGCTCAAAGTGCAGGGCTGTGGCCAGACGCAGCACCTCGGTGGGGTAGGCGGCGCGCGTCACGTCAAACTCGGCCGAGCGCAGCAGCTTCTTGGGGTGAAAGCTGAACTGCTCCCGCGGGTTCTGGAAGCGGTTGGTGCCCACTATCACCTGCTGGCCGCTGGCAATGCGCCGGAACGTCTCAGTGGCCACGGCCTTGATTTCGTCCAGCACCTGCCCCCGCGCCGCCGGCAGCCCGCCCGCGGCCTCTATGCGCTGAAACAGCGTCCAGGCTTCCTGGGCCAGCTGGTCGGTCAGGGTTTCAAGGAAGTAGGAGCCCGCCGCGGGGTCCTGCACCTGGCCCAGGCCGGCTTCTTCGCGTAGCAGCACCGAGAGGTTGCGGGCCAGGCGGGCCGAAAACTCGTTGGCCTCGGCAAACACGCAGTCGAACGCCGCCACGCTCAGCGAGTCGGCCCCGCCCAGCACCGCGCTCATGGCCTCGGTGGTGTGGCGCAGCAGGTTGGTGTGCGGGTCCAGGGTGGTTTGGGCCCACGACGAGGTGAGGGCGTGCACGCGCAGGTTCGTGTTCAGGCTGGCCGGCAGCCCGAAGCTGTGAAGCAGCGTGGCCCACAGCCGGCGCAGGGCCCGCAATTTGGCCATTTCGGGGAAGTAGCTGGGCGCCACGGCCATGTGCACGTGCAGCGCCGCCGCCACCTGCGCCGCGCTGATGTCGTCGGTGGGCAGCTCGGCCAGCAGGGCCGCGGCGGTGTTCAGGCTGA
This DNA window, taken from Hymenobacter sp. 5317J-9, encodes the following:
- a CDS encoding methylmalonyl-CoA mutase family protein translates to MSDTPAAVPLSFAEFPAVTTAEWQARLARDLKGQDPATLRWPLPDGFSVEPFYHREALAALGGAPAPLPHPVVPWLNVPTLVVAAGDGRAQIDQASAALARGADGVHFILPQAGEFAVHYLAEMLPLATTFVGYTVMAAPDALLSQLVEAAPGTALRGFLRFAPGPVPEGAELADYRTALRRCVSLTTAMPDFRALAVNGAFFGNRGATATQQVAFSLNTAAALLAELPTDDISAAQVAAALHVHMAVAPSYFPEMAKLRALRRLWATLLHSFGLPASLNTNLRVHALTSSWAQTTLDPHTNLLRHTTEAMSAVLGGADSLSVAAFDCVFAEANEFSARLARNLSVLLREEAGLGQVQDPAAGSYFLETLTDQLAQEAWTLFQRIEAAGGLPAARGQVLDEIKAVATETFRRIASGQQVIVGTNRFQNPREQFSFHPKKLLRSAEFDVTRAAYPTEVLRLATALHFERREKKSKRAAVVLLGTNTNQIILEQFVNMLQPHERPEIAASHPPGTLSVLYSSPEEATLMYATPEQFQKFARFIYQIPTEKQHFIPPALLSSDLATLHEAVRVFGFKEMKVQGYTTEEVLARLQGR